The following coding sequences lie in one Thermomicrobium sp. 4228-Ro genomic window:
- a CDS encoding peptide ABC transporter substrate-binding protein, producing the protein MDQLEVLRRAVASGQVTRRDVLKRAATLGLTAPVIASLLAACGGGGQATPTAAPAAQTPAGQASPTQGAATATPQAQATQPVPSQRGGGGTLRLLWWQAPTIINPHLAQGTKDFDASNIVLEALAYFDAEDKLVPRLAEEIPSVEKGTLDPEGRWVIWKLRKNVKWHDGQPFTAKDVKFTWEYVTDEKTTATTIASYRAIESIEIIDDHTVKVTFKQPNPAWFEPFVGDFGLILPEHILREYKGEKARNAPFNLKPIGTGPYKVVDFRPGDVVVYEINQDYWQEGKPYFDRVEMKGGGDATSAARAVLQTGEADWAWNLQVEAQVLLQLEKAGQGKLVIGPGANTERIMVNFADPHTEKDGARAEPDVPHPFLTNKNIRQAIALAIRRDVIAEQLYGPAGQATANNLNAPARFKHPDLKWEFDLEKAAQLLDEAGAKDTNGDGVREYNGKPLYLLYQTSINSIRQRTQEIIKAELEKIGFQVELKSIDASVFFSSDPGNPDTYGHFYADLEMYTNGPTNPFPLNWARRYHSREVARKANNWSGVNITRYQNPEMDKVLDQLATELDPEKQTQLFRQVNWITVTDVVEIPLVHRNEVSAAAKNLTGYQTSTWASDVWNIADWRRA; encoded by the coding sequence ATGGACCAGCTCGAGGTCTTGCGACGAGCGGTGGCGAGCGGGCAAGTGACGCGGCGAGACGTGCTCAAGCGGGCTGCTACGCTCGGACTCACCGCACCAGTGATCGCCTCGCTCCTTGCTGCCTGTGGCGGCGGTGGACAGGCGACACCGACGGCCGCACCGGCAGCGCAAACGCCCGCGGGGCAGGCCTCGCCGACCCAGGGTGCGGCGACGGCGACACCCCAAGCACAGGCGACGCAACCAGTACCCAGCCAGCGCGGTGGTGGCGGGACGCTGCGGCTGCTCTGGTGGCAGGCACCGACGATCATCAACCCACACCTGGCGCAAGGTACGAAAGACTTCGATGCATCCAATATCGTGCTCGAGGCTCTCGCCTACTTCGATGCTGAGGACAAGCTGGTGCCCCGGCTCGCCGAAGAGATTCCCTCGGTGGAAAAGGGAACGCTCGATCCAGAGGGACGTTGGGTCATCTGGAAGCTGCGGAAGAACGTCAAGTGGCACGACGGCCAGCCCTTCACGGCCAAGGACGTCAAGTTTACGTGGGAGTACGTGACGGACGAGAAGACCACCGCCACGACCATTGCCTCCTACCGTGCGATCGAGAGCATCGAGATCATCGACGACCACACGGTGAAGGTGACTTTCAAACAGCCGAATCCGGCCTGGTTCGAGCCGTTCGTCGGGGACTTCGGGCTCATCCTCCCCGAGCATATCCTGCGCGAATACAAGGGCGAAAAAGCCCGCAATGCGCCCTTCAATCTGAAGCCGATCGGGACAGGCCCCTACAAGGTGGTCGATTTCCGGCCCGGTGACGTGGTCGTCTACGAAATCAATCAGGATTATTGGCAGGAGGGCAAGCCCTATTTCGACCGAGTCGAGATGAAAGGTGGTGGAGACGCGACGAGCGCTGCCCGGGCCGTGCTCCAGACCGGTGAAGCGGACTGGGCTTGGAACCTCCAAGTCGAAGCCCAGGTGCTCCTTCAGCTGGAGAAGGCCGGCCAAGGCAAGCTCGTCATCGGACCAGGTGCCAATACCGAACGTATCATGGTCAACTTCGCGGATCCGCACACCGAGAAGGACGGCGCTCGGGCTGAGCCGGACGTGCCGCACCCGTTCCTGACCAACAAGAATATCCGCCAGGCGATCGCTCTGGCGATCCGGCGAGACGTCATCGCTGAGCAGCTGTACGGCCCAGCTGGCCAGGCGACCGCGAATAACTTGAACGCACCGGCCCGCTTCAAGCATCCCGATCTCAAGTGGGAGTTCGATCTGGAGAAGGCGGCCCAGCTGCTCGACGAAGCTGGGGCGAAAGACACGAACGGTGACGGCGTCCGGGAGTACAACGGAAAGCCGCTCTACCTGCTCTACCAGACCTCGATCAACTCGATCCGCCAGCGGACCCAGGAAATTATCAAGGCGGAGCTGGAGAAGATCGGCTTTCAGGTCGAGCTCAAGTCGATCGACGCGTCAGTCTTCTTCTCCTCTGATCCGGGGAACCCGGACACCTACGGCCACTTCTATGCTGACCTCGAGATGTACACCAATGGCCCGACGAATCCGTTCCCGCTCAATTGGGCGCGCCGATACCATTCACGTGAAGTAGCACGCAAGGCCAATAACTGGTCCGGTGTGAACATCACACGGTACCAGAATCCCGAGATGGACAAGGTGTTGGACCAGCTCGCAACGGAGTTGGATCCTGAAAAGCAAACACAGCTGTTCCGGCAAGTAAACTGGATCACTGTCACCGATGTCGTCGAAATCCCGCTCGTCCACCGGAACGAGGTGTCGGCCGCAGCCAAGAACCTGACGGGCTATCAGACATCTACCTGGGCATCGGACGTCTGGAACATTGCCGACTGGCGACGCGCGTAA
- a CDS encoding ABC transporter permease encodes MRSTLVLRFALRSLLVRQIRSVLALASIVLGVFAIVAIVSTGRTLVEAQRRTYADTAQPDIVATVPRLTPSLLAALSRRDGVVSAEARTVQPSRVSAGGRWIPIRLVGIARFDDIRLDRPELISGRWPGRGEIVLDVAAERLIGVDIGSLVALQANPGDPITYARVSGFAWVPARPDASLLDRLTGFVPDRELRQQLATDSANTLLVKVEEPALAGRVATELQRFLAAREVSSYGWTVRDPESFLGVRELRTLIMLLQAFALLGLAVALFIVANTTVGLMTEERPHLGTLRALGATQWQLFALYVSPSLLLGIGGGLIGFVFGEVGGRILSAVLTRLAGLVLPPFTFSWSVLALALSVGVGIAVLGSLVPLLASVRRPAAMLLRGEATTGVAAPRVLTRSTRWLGRWSPIVAMSFRDPLRRPLRTTLIVAASAVALSAVLASQVVDHSLRVTIADLYTRYRADAWMLTNPGVPPTYARRLEQLPPVRAAEPWTMMQGAIGSVRTDVWGVPAETVVYDPRLVAGSWLEPTWPPAVVLTANLAARVQAGVGDVVSLDLGSRRIPVRVIGVVDDESTYLGATTIGKVFVERSVLEKLLGREDRPSLYALQFWVHMPADAARVLTAVEQHERSLRPLTLLMADDRAATERVLAILTVLARAVVLVVVSVAVFGIGNALLLDISERRRELGILRSIGAESVTLAVLLAGQALVIVALAALLAFPVGIVSGTAILEVISAHLFHVPLAWGHRLEMLVLGAAVVSAGAAMLVPLVVATRIRPVEVLRYE; translated from the coding sequence ATGCGCTCGACACTCGTCCTTCGCTTCGCGTTGCGGTCGTTGCTCGTCCGGCAGATCCGCTCAGTGCTGGCGCTGGCGAGCATCGTGCTCGGTGTCTTCGCGATCGTTGCGATCGTCTCGACCGGTCGGACACTCGTCGAAGCGCAACGTCGGACCTATGCCGATACCGCGCAACCCGACATCGTCGCCACGGTTCCGCGTCTCACGCCCAGCCTCCTGGCGGCGCTCTCCCGCCGTGACGGTGTGGTATCCGCCGAGGCCCGCACGGTCCAGCCGAGCCGGGTCTCGGCCGGTGGACGGTGGATTCCCATTCGACTCGTCGGGATCGCTCGTTTTGACGATATTCGGCTCGATCGTCCTGAACTGATCTCCGGGCGGTGGCCTGGGCGCGGCGAGATCGTGCTGGATGTCGCTGCCGAGCGGCTAATCGGGGTCGACATCGGCTCGCTCGTCGCACTGCAGGCCAACCCGGGCGATCCGATCACCTATGCACGTGTGAGTGGTTTTGCCTGGGTTCCGGCCCGGCCCGATGCGTCGCTCCTCGACCGGCTGACCGGCTTCGTCCCTGACCGCGAGCTTCGACAGCAGCTCGCGACGGACAGCGCGAACACACTCCTCGTCAAGGTCGAAGAGCCGGCGCTCGCTGGCCGAGTCGCGACGGAGCTCCAGCGGTTCCTCGCAGCCCGCGAGGTGTCGAGCTATGGCTGGACTGTCCGCGATCCGGAGTCGTTCCTGGGTGTACGCGAACTGCGAACGCTCATCATGCTGCTGCAGGCGTTCGCTCTGCTCGGGCTGGCGGTGGCGCTGTTCATCGTCGCCAATACGACTGTCGGCCTCATGACCGAGGAGCGACCGCACCTCGGTACGCTGCGTGCGCTCGGTGCAACGCAGTGGCAGCTCTTCGCGCTCTACGTGTCTCCCTCCTTGCTCCTCGGGATCGGCGGAGGGCTCATCGGTTTCGTGTTCGGGGAGGTAGGGGGAAGGATCCTGAGTGCAGTGCTCACTCGTCTGGCAGGGCTAGTACTCCCTCCCTTTACGTTCTCCTGGAGCGTGCTGGCGCTGGCGCTGTCGGTCGGGGTCGGCATCGCTGTTCTCGGGTCGCTCGTGCCGCTCCTGGCGAGTGTTCGGCGGCCAGCGGCGATGCTCTTGCGCGGTGAAGCGACAACTGGAGTGGCCGCTCCTCGCGTGCTCACGCGATCGACGCGATGGCTCGGTCGCTGGTCTCCGATCGTCGCGATGAGTTTCCGCGACCCGCTCCGGCGGCCGCTCCGGACGACGCTCATCGTCGCAGCGAGTGCGGTCGCCTTGAGCGCAGTGCTTGCCAGCCAAGTGGTCGATCACTCGCTTCGCGTGACGATCGCCGATCTCTACACGCGTTACCGTGCGGATGCTTGGATGCTGACGAATCCGGGCGTGCCGCCGACGTACGCTCGCCGCTTAGAACAGCTTCCACCGGTGCGAGCTGCTGAACCGTGGACGATGATGCAGGGCGCGATCGGTTCGGTGCGGACCGACGTGTGGGGCGTGCCAGCGGAGACAGTGGTGTACGATCCCCGGCTGGTCGCTGGGAGTTGGCTCGAGCCCACCTGGCCGCCAGCAGTCGTCCTGACAGCGAATCTTGCTGCGCGCGTGCAGGCCGGTGTCGGTGACGTCGTGTCGCTGGATCTCGGATCTCGCCGGATCCCGGTCCGTGTGATCGGGGTCGTCGATGACGAAAGCACCTATCTCGGAGCGACGACGATCGGGAAAGTCTTCGTCGAACGGAGCGTGCTCGAGAAGCTGCTCGGGCGCGAGGACCGGCCATCGCTCTATGCGCTGCAGTTCTGGGTGCACATGCCGGCAGATGCTGCCAGGGTGCTGACAGCGGTCGAACAGCACGAGCGTTCGCTGCGACCGTTGACCTTGCTGATGGCTGACGACCGTGCGGCGACCGAGCGGGTACTGGCCATCTTGACCGTGCTGGCGCGAGCAGTTGTTCTGGTCGTCGTATCGGTTGCAGTCTTCGGGATCGGCAATGCACTCCTTCTCGATATCAGCGAGCGGCGTCGGGAACTCGGGATCCTGCGCTCGATCGGTGCGGAATCGGTAACGCTCGCTGTGCTCCTCGCTGGCCAGGCGCTCGTGATCGTGGCATTGGCAGCGTTGCTCGCTTTTCCGGTGGGTATCGTCTCGGGCACGGCCATTCTCGAGGTGATCAGCGCTCACCTGTTCCACGTCCCGCTCGCCTGGGGTCACCGGTTGGAGATGCTGGTACTCGGCGCGGCGGTCGTTTCGGCCGGCGCAGCGATGCTCGTTCCACTCGTCGTCGCGACGCGGATTCGTCCCGTCGAGGTGTTGCGCTATGAGTGA
- a CDS encoding PP2C family protein-serine/threonine phosphatase, protein MTLTIDLAVAKTHRAGNRESGDTVELVERPGGGISVVLVDAQGSGNAAKLLSLQVAGHVLALLNQGVRDGAAARAAHDFLFTLRGGRVSAELDIVSVDLASRTLVITRNSEAPLLLRRNGGFEVVASTGGRIGLYRHTRPSVSEWPLEPGLTVIVVSDGVAHAGQRWQQPVDLVSLLTCTLAGEPSAQELADSLLAAAIAADRGHPQDDMTVVALRLSAGGSPQPIRRLALTVPLSE, encoded by the coding sequence GTGACGCTGACGATCGACCTCGCCGTCGCCAAGACTCACCGAGCCGGCAACCGCGAGAGCGGTGACACGGTCGAACTCGTCGAGCGGCCGGGAGGTGGCATCTCGGTCGTCCTCGTCGATGCTCAAGGATCAGGCAACGCGGCCAAACTGCTGAGCCTCCAGGTCGCCGGCCACGTACTCGCGCTCCTCAACCAAGGTGTCCGCGATGGCGCGGCGGCTCGCGCCGCGCACGACTTTCTCTTCACGCTTCGGGGTGGCCGTGTGTCCGCAGAACTGGATATCGTCTCGGTCGATCTGGCCAGCCGCACGTTAGTCATTACCCGGAATAGCGAGGCCCCGTTGCTCCTGAGACGCAATGGCGGATTCGAGGTCGTCGCCTCGACGGGGGGTCGGATCGGTCTCTACCGCCACACGCGTCCGAGCGTTTCCGAGTGGCCGCTCGAACCGGGGCTGACCGTCATCGTGGTCAGTGACGGGGTCGCTCATGCTGGCCAGCGGTGGCAGCAACCGGTCGATCTCGTCTCCCTCCTCACCTGCACGCTCGCGGGCGAGCCCAGCGCGCAGGAACTCGCGGACTCCTTGCTCGCTGCCGCGATCGCCGCCGACCGCGGGCACCCACAGGACGACATGACGGTCGTCGCACTCCGCCTCTCTGCCGGCGGCTCGCCCCAGCCGATCCGACGGCTCGCGCTCACCGTGCCCCTCTCCGAGTGA
- a CDS encoding HD-GYP domain-containing protein, translating to MGTGRSSENLTRLMPVLLVLAVINVASVVAFAIWHPTTRFDGRTLFTTAILVTLVIIAEQLAIDLPIPYTRVTVSVSSAVNFAAVLTVGPFWGVVAAVVGAVADDLLERREPIKVLVNANNFALQGIIAGSIYYTLADSGSPLSSLGNFGAMLLAALTSAIGQTLLLGVVLSVAMGTSAWYLWRSMARGLLVEFLALPALGSLFPILAKEHPLALVLMVIPLLGPYLAFRDYRQLHHETQSTFELLADLLDRRDPYTAAHSQRVAQLTALILDEFPELSAEEREAIISAARIHDLGKVATSDTILRKPGRLTEDEFAVIKRHPVDGSEILRHLSPYRHIVEIVRHHHERWDGRGYPDGLAGEAIPFGSRVIAVADTYDAMTTDRPYRRALTHDEALAELRRGAGTQFDPAVVAAFERALARASEAAQDKTVPQPTLS from the coding sequence ATGGGCACAGGGCGCTCGTCGGAAAATCTCACGCGGCTTATGCCGGTCCTTTTGGTGCTTGCGGTCATTAATGTCGCAAGCGTTGTCGCGTTTGCCATCTGGCATCCTACCACCCGCTTTGACGGACGGACCCTATTCACCACAGCTATTCTTGTAACGTTGGTCATCATCGCCGAGCAGCTGGCTATCGATCTGCCGATTCCGTACACTCGTGTTACCGTCTCCGTTTCGTCAGCTGTGAACTTCGCAGCTGTGCTCACGGTGGGGCCATTCTGGGGTGTCGTCGCCGCCGTAGTGGGCGCAGTTGCCGATGACCTACTGGAACGTCGCGAACCGATCAAGGTGCTGGTGAATGCAAACAATTTCGCACTTCAGGGTATTATTGCTGGATCTATCTATTACACTCTTGCGGATTCTGGGTCACCACTGTCAAGTCTGGGCAATTTCGGTGCAATGTTGCTTGCAGCATTGACGTCAGCCATTGGGCAGACACTGCTTTTGGGAGTTGTTCTGTCCGTCGCGATGGGCACCAGTGCCTGGTATCTCTGGCGCTCGATGGCGCGCGGGTTGCTGGTCGAGTTCCTGGCGCTCCCCGCTTTGGGGAGTCTCTTTCCGATCCTAGCCAAGGAGCATCCGCTGGCGCTCGTCCTCATGGTGATCCCGCTGCTCGGGCCGTACCTGGCGTTCCGTGACTACCGCCAGCTCCATCACGAGACGCAGAGCACCTTCGAACTCCTGGCCGACCTGCTCGATCGGCGGGATCCTTACACGGCTGCGCACTCTCAGCGGGTAGCTCAGCTGACCGCACTGATCCTCGACGAATTTCCGGAGCTCTCCGCGGAGGAACGCGAGGCGATCATCTCCGCGGCCCGCATCCACGACCTCGGGAAGGTCGCCACGAGCGACACGATCCTGCGCAAGCCCGGGCGCCTGACCGAGGACGAGTTCGCCGTCATCAAACGGCATCCGGTCGATGGCAGCGAGATCCTGCGCCATCTCAGCCCCTATCGCCACATCGTCGAGATCGTCCGGCATCACCATGAGCGTTGGGATGGGCGGGGCTACCCCGATGGGCTCGCTGGTGAGGCCATACCCTTCGGCTCGCGGGTCATCGCCGTCGCCGATACCTACGATGCGATGACGACCGATCGGCCCTACCGGCGTGCCTTGACGCACGACGAGGCCCTCGCGGAACTTCGGCGTGGGGCCGGAACGCAATTCGATCCGGCTGTCGTCGCGGCGTTCGAGCGAGCCCTCGCCCGGGCGAGCGAGGCTGCCCAGGACAAGACTGTCCCCCAGCCTACCTTGTCGTAG
- the trmD gene encoding tRNA (guanosine(37)-N1)-methyltransferase TrmD: protein MRFDVFTIFPQMFSGFLNESILKRAQQKGLIEIALHNIRDWTTDKHRTVDDTPYGGGPGMVMMAPPIVHAVEDVLGADLATTPVILLSPSGQVFAQEVARELVRYPRLALVCGRYEGIDDRVRILLRARELSIGDYVLTGGELAAAVVIDVVSRLVPGVIDPESLAEESHSSGLLEYPQYTRPPVFRGLGVPEILLSGNHAKIAEWRRMMALCRTKVRRPDLLARASLTPRDRQLLEQCPPDPFAHLGPVYDEHAVDERRAGDTD from the coding sequence ATGCGGTTCGACGTGTTCACGATCTTCCCGCAGATGTTCAGCGGTTTTCTGAACGAGAGTATCCTCAAGCGGGCCCAGCAGAAGGGGCTCATCGAGATCGCTCTCCACAATATCCGTGATTGGACGACCGACAAGCATCGCACAGTCGACGACACGCCGTATGGCGGTGGCCCCGGGATGGTGATGATGGCACCGCCGATCGTCCACGCAGTCGAGGATGTCCTCGGAGCTGACCTGGCCACGACACCGGTGATTCTCCTCAGCCCATCAGGACAGGTCTTCGCGCAGGAGGTCGCGCGGGAGTTGGTTCGGTATCCGCGGCTGGCGCTGGTGTGTGGGCGTTACGAGGGCATTGACGATCGCGTGCGGATCCTCCTCAGGGCACGGGAACTTTCGATCGGCGACTATGTGCTGACGGGTGGGGAACTCGCAGCCGCGGTCGTTATCGACGTCGTGAGTCGTCTGGTACCGGGAGTCATCGATCCGGAGTCGCTGGCGGAGGAATCGCACAGTTCCGGTCTGCTCGAGTATCCGCAATATACGCGGCCACCGGTGTTTCGTGGTCTCGGCGTTCCGGAGATCCTGCTCAGCGGCAATCACGCCAAGATCGCCGAATGGCGGCGCATGATGGCATTGTGCCGAACCAAGGTGCGTCGGCCTGATCTCCTCGCTCGTGCATCACTGACCCCACGCGATCGGCAACTCCTGGAGCAATGCCCGCCGGATCCGTTCGCCCACCTCGGCCCGGTGTATGACGAGCACGCAGTGGACGAAAGGAGGGCCGGTGATACCGACTGA
- a CDS encoding efflux RND transporter periplasmic adaptor subunit produces MSERRRWWFALGLVVLLVASALVAVWWSRRPSETVWVVRRGDLTSSLELPGRVVALRSVAARAAYDTRVRVVAVQPGDTVEAGDIVAVLDDSPLLSRHEQARQQLLQAEAALAQAEASGAPVETRVRAEEQRRRALDAYREATERLADKYVLAPSDGIVTEVTVTEGAPVGAGTVVARIALAEPLGVSATVDEVDAQYLADVKQVRITVDALPGWEGNGTVVSFGRSASQQAGVVGFPVLVRLDGGNEALRPGMTATMHIDAVLRRSVLLVPERAIRAVGERAFVTVLTDRGREEREVRLGLRSGGMVEVAAGLSEGDRVLLPDSS; encoded by the coding sequence ATGAGTGAGCGCCGACGATGGTGGTTCGCGCTCGGGCTGGTGGTTCTGCTCGTTGCCAGTGCTCTGGTGGCCGTCTGGTGGTCCCGGCGCCCGAGCGAGACGGTGTGGGTCGTACGGCGGGGAGACCTGACCAGTTCGCTGGAGCTTCCTGGGCGTGTCGTCGCGTTGCGGAGCGTGGCAGCTCGCGCTGCCTACGACACGCGTGTGCGTGTGGTCGCCGTGCAACCTGGTGACACGGTTGAGGCTGGTGACATCGTCGCGGTACTCGACGACAGCCCACTCCTCAGCCGGCACGAACAGGCCCGACAGCAGCTCTTGCAAGCCGAAGCGGCACTCGCGCAGGCCGAGGCGAGCGGAGCCCCAGTGGAGACGCGCGTACGCGCGGAAGAGCAGCGACGGCGGGCGTTGGACGCGTATCGAGAGGCGACGGAGCGGTTAGCCGACAAGTATGTCCTGGCGCCGTCGGACGGCATCGTCACCGAAGTCACGGTGACCGAGGGGGCTCCTGTCGGTGCCGGTACGGTCGTGGCGCGCATCGCACTGGCGGAGCCGTTGGGGGTCTCGGCGACGGTCGACGAGGTCGATGCACAGTATCTGGCGGACGTAAAGCAGGTGCGCATCACGGTCGATGCGTTACCCGGCTGGGAAGGGAATGGGACGGTCGTCTCGTTCGGGCGGAGTGCGAGCCAGCAAGCAGGGGTGGTGGGGTTCCCAGTGCTGGTTCGCCTCGACGGTGGGAACGAAGCCCTGCGCCCGGGTATGACGGCAACCATGCATATCGATGCTGTGCTGCGTCGGTCGGTCTTGCTCGTACCCGAACGGGCGATCCGGGCGGTCGGTGAGCGGGCTTTCGTCACGGTGCTGACCGATCGCGGCCGCGAGGAACGCGAAGTGCGACTCGGGTTGCGGAGCGGCGGCATGGTCGAGGTCGCAGCGGGACTTTCCGAAGGCGACCGTGTCCTTCTCCCGGACTCTTCCTAG
- the rfbB gene encoding dTDP-glucose 4,6-dehydratase: MGLQPFRRILVTGGAGFIGSHFVRLALEHDLEVVVLDKLTYAGSLLNLEGVLDHPRLHFLQGDIADPAAVAEAIAGCQAVVNFAAETHVDRSLLEPAAFVQTNVWGTMVLLEHALRTGVQRFLHVSTDEVYGEVLTGAAREIDPLHPRNPYAASKAAAEHFVFSYWTSYRLPVLVTRGCNTYGPYQHPEKFIPLAITNLLSGQPIPLYGDGLHERDWLYVDDHCRAIWTVLLHGQPGQAYNIGASQHRPNIAVARAIVHLLGADPASIVHVSDRPGHDRRYAVEWSKLAALGWAPRTSCEEGLARTIAWYRSRPDWWTARRDEAFAAYYARNYRDRGTPVTQP, translated from the coding sequence GTGGGTCTTCAGCCGTTCCGTCGCATCCTCGTCACGGGTGGTGCCGGCTTTATCGGCAGCCATTTCGTCCGCCTGGCGCTCGAACACGATCTCGAAGTGGTCGTCCTCGACAAGCTGACCTACGCGGGCAGTCTCCTCAACCTCGAGGGTGTCCTCGACCATCCCCGGCTGCACTTCCTCCAGGGCGATATCGCCGATCCAGCTGCCGTCGCCGAGGCGATCGCTGGGTGCCAGGCGGTGGTCAATTTCGCTGCCGAAACGCACGTCGACCGCTCGCTCTTGGAACCAGCTGCCTTCGTGCAGACGAATGTCTGGGGAACGATGGTGCTCCTCGAGCACGCCCTCCGCACCGGGGTGCAACGCTTTCTCCACGTGAGTACCGACGAGGTGTACGGCGAGGTTCTCACCGGTGCCGCCCGCGAGATAGACCCCCTCCACCCGCGGAATCCCTATGCCGCGAGCAAGGCAGCTGCCGAACATTTCGTTTTCAGTTACTGGACCAGCTACCGGTTACCCGTCCTGGTCACCCGAGGCTGCAACACGTACGGCCCATACCAACATCCTGAGAAGTTCATCCCGCTCGCCATCACGAACCTCTTGAGCGGTCAGCCGATACCGCTCTACGGCGACGGCTTGCATGAACGCGACTGGCTCTACGTCGACGATCACTGCCGCGCCATCTGGACCGTGCTCCTCCACGGACAGCCCGGCCAGGCCTACAACATCGGCGCCAGCCAGCACCGACCGAACATCGCGGTCGCCCGTGCCATCGTCCACCTTCTCGGTGCCGATCCCGCATCGATCGTGCACGTCAGCGACCGCCCCGGCCACGACCGCCGGTATGCCGTCGAGTGGAGCAAGCTGGCTGCGCTCGGGTGGGCTCCCCGCACATCCTGCGAGGAAGGTCTTGCCCGCACCATCGCCTGGTATCGCTCCCGGCCGGACTGGTGGACAGCTCGCCGCGACGAAGCCTTCGCCGCGTACTACGCTCGCAACTATCGGGATCGCGGGACGCCAGTGACGCAGCCGTGA
- a CDS encoding GlsB/YeaQ/YmgE family stress response membrane protein has translation MIPTEPRSLLGWLVIGFLAGWIAGLLTRGRGFGCLGNVAVGLVGAVIGGYLFNVLGIRGSAGFLWSLVVAVIGAGILLVAANLLRR, from the coding sequence GTGATACCGACTGAGCCACGTTCCTTGCTCGGCTGGCTCGTGATCGGGTTCCTCGCTGGCTGGATCGCGGGGTTGCTCACCCGTGGTAGGGGATTCGGGTGCCTGGGCAATGTCGCGGTGGGACTCGTCGGCGCCGTCATCGGCGGCTATCTGTTCAACGTGCTCGGCATTCGTGGGTCAGCTGGGTTCCTGTGGAGTCTTGTCGTAGCGGTGATCGGTGCAGGGATCTTGCTGGTCGCTGCGAACCTTCTCCGGCGTTGA
- a CDS encoding ABC transporter ATP-binding protein, with translation MEREPLVRIDRVSKIYRDGRREVVALHEVSLTIQPGEWVAIVGPSGCGKSTLLNLVAGLDRPTAGRVRVAGVDLGALDEEALARWRRCTVGIVFQFFQLLPTLTALENVQLPMVLEGRAGASRRARELLEMVGLGHVAHRLPSELSGGERQRVAIARALANDPLLLLADEPTGNLDSETGAVVLELFERAWRTGTTIVLVTHDMDIATRAQRIVQLRDGKVVGECVVVPTQ, from the coding sequence ATGGAAAGAGAACCGCTCGTCCGCATCGACCGAGTCAGCAAGATCTACCGGGACGGGCGTCGTGAGGTCGTCGCATTGCACGAGGTCTCGCTGACGATCCAGCCTGGGGAGTGGGTGGCGATCGTCGGCCCATCTGGCTGCGGCAAATCCACGCTCCTGAACCTGGTCGCTGGCCTGGATCGGCCGACGGCTGGACGAGTTCGGGTTGCCGGGGTGGATCTCGGGGCGCTCGATGAGGAAGCGCTCGCCCGCTGGCGGCGATGCACGGTCGGCATCGTGTTCCAGTTCTTTCAGCTCTTACCGACGCTCACGGCGCTCGAGAACGTGCAGCTTCCGATGGTGCTGGAGGGACGGGCTGGGGCATCGCGGCGGGCCCGGGAGCTGCTCGAGATGGTCGGTCTCGGGCACGTTGCCCATCGTCTGCCGAGCGAGCTTTCCGGTGGTGAACGGCAACGTGTGGCGATCGCTCGTGCGTTGGCCAACGACCCTTTGCTGCTTCTTGCCGACGAGCCGACCGGTAACCTGGACAGCGAGACTGGCGCAGTAGTGTTGGAACTCTTCGAGCGAGCGTGGCGCACCGGTACGACGATCGTACTCGTTACTCATGACATGGACATCGCCACGAGGGCACAGCGCATCGTTCAACTCCGGGACGGCAAGGTTGTCGGTGAATGCGTTGTCGTGCCGACACAATGA